Proteins found in one Rhodobacter capsulatus SB 1003 genomic segment:
- a CDS encoding H-type lectin domain-containing protein yields the protein MKKFSSTRIGVAQGSLVLFSDYLDGGVMWTGEGPRELRRLVVFDEAFREIPAVQVSLSMWDIDQKHNPRMDISADMVTAEGFVIVFRTWGDTRVARVRADWLAIGGCANDDDWDVA from the coding sequence ATGAAGAAGTTTTCCTCGACCCGGATCGGCGTGGCCCAGGGATCGCTGGTGCTGTTTTCGGATTATCTGGACGGCGGCGTGATGTGGACGGGCGAGGGCCCGCGCGAATTGCGCAGGCTGGTGGTGTTCGACGAAGCCTTCCGCGAGATCCCGGCGGTGCAGGTGTCGCTGTCGATGTGGGACATCGACCAGAAGCACAATCCGCGCATGGACATTTCCGCCGACATGGTGACGGCCGAGGGCTTCGTGATCGTCTTTCGCACCTGGGGCGACACCCGCGTCGCCCGCGTCCGCGCGGACTGGCTGGCGATCGGCGGCTGCGCCAATGACGACGACTGGGACGTGGCCTGA
- a CDS encoding F0F1 ATP synthase subunit epsilon, with protein MADTMQFDLVSPERRLASVAASEVRLPGVEGDLTAMPGHAPVILSLRPGILTVVSAAGTAEYAVTGGFAEVSGEKVTVLAERGLTRAELTAAVHAEMLAEAKKVADAAHPSVADAAAKMLADMEALGSHINL; from the coding sequence ATGGCCGATACCATGCAGTTCGATCTCGTGTCGCCGGAACGGAGGCTTGCCTCCGTTGCCGCGAGCGAGGTCCGTCTTCCCGGCGTGGAAGGCGATCTGACGGCGATGCCGGGCCATGCGCCCGTCATCCTCTCGCTGCGTCCCGGCATCCTGACCGTGGTCAGCGCCGCGGGCACGGCCGAATACGCCGTGACCGGCGGCTTCGCCGAGGTTTCGGGCGAGAAGGTGACCGTTCTGGCCGAGCGCGGTCTGACCCGGGCGGAACTGACCGCCGCGGTTCATGCCGAGATGCTGGCCGAGGCCAAGAAAGTCGCGGACGCCGCGCATCCGTCGGTGGCCGATGCCGCCGCGAAGATGCTGGCCGACATGGAAGCGCTTGGCTCGCACATCAATCTCTGA
- the atpA gene encoding F0F1 ATP synthase subunit alpha translates to MGIQAAEISAILKEQIKNFGQDAQVAEVGRVLSVGDGIARVHGLDNVQAGEMVEFPGGIRGMALNLEVDNVGIVIFGSDRDIKEGDTVKRTNAIVDVPAGEGLLGRVVDGLGNPIDGKGPIVAKERRIADVKAPGIIPRKSVHEPMATGLKSVDAMIPIGRGQRELIIGDRQTGKTAIALDTILNQKSYNDANPGNKLHCFYVAIGQKRSTVAQLVKKLEEAGAMEYTTVVAATASDPAPMQFLAPYSATAMAEYFRDNGMHALIIYDDLSKQAVAYRQMSLLLRRPPGREAYPGDVFYLHSRLLERSAKLNEDFGSGSLTALPVIETQGGDVSAFIPTNVISITDGQIFLETELFYQGIRPAVNTGLSVSRVGSSAQTNSMKSVAGPVKLELAQYREMAAFAQFGSDLDAATQKLLNRGARLTELMKQPQYSPLTNAEIVAVIFAGTNGFLDAVPVKEVGRFEKGLLAYLRSTRKDVLEWLTKEDPKIKGDAEKKLKDAIAEFAKTFA, encoded by the coding sequence ATGGGCATCCAAGCAGCTGAGATTTCTGCGATCCTCAAGGAGCAGATCAAGAACTTCGGGCAGGATGCCCAGGTCGCCGAAGTGGGCCGCGTGCTCTCGGTCGGTGACGGGATCGCGCGCGTGCACGGGCTCGACAACGTCCAGGCGGGCGAGATGGTCGAATTCCCCGGCGGCATCCGCGGGATGGCGCTGAACCTTGAAGTCGACAACGTCGGGATCGTGATCTTCGGGTCGGACCGCGACATCAAGGAAGGCGACACCGTCAAGCGCACCAACGCCATCGTGGACGTTCCGGCGGGCGAAGGCCTGCTGGGCCGCGTCGTGGACGGCCTTGGCAACCCGATCGACGGCAAGGGCCCGATCGTGGCGAAAGAGCGTCGCATCGCCGACGTCAAAGCCCCGGGCATCATTCCGCGGAAATCGGTGCATGAGCCGATGGCGACCGGCCTCAAGTCGGTCGACGCGATGATCCCGATCGGCCGCGGCCAGCGCGAGCTGATCATCGGCGACCGTCAGACCGGCAAGACCGCGATCGCGCTCGACACCATTCTGAACCAGAAGTCGTACAACGACGCCAACCCGGGCAACAAGCTGCACTGCTTCTATGTCGCCATCGGGCAGAAGCGCTCGACCGTGGCGCAGCTGGTGAAGAAGCTCGAAGAAGCCGGCGCGATGGAATACACCACCGTCGTCGCCGCGACCGCTTCGGACCCGGCGCCGATGCAGTTCCTTGCCCCCTATTCGGCGACCGCGATGGCGGAATACTTCCGCGACAACGGCATGCACGCGCTGATCATCTATGATGACCTCTCGAAGCAAGCCGTGGCCTATCGTCAGATGTCGCTGCTGCTGCGCCGTCCGCCGGGGCGTGAAGCCTATCCGGGCGACGTGTTCTATCTGCACTCGCGCCTGCTGGAACGTTCGGCGAAACTGAACGAGGATTTCGGTTCGGGCTCGCTGACCGCGCTGCCGGTCATCGAAACCCAGGGCGGCGACGTGTCGGCCTTCATCCCGACCAACGTGATCTCGATCACCGACGGTCAGATCTTCCTGGAAACCGAACTGTTCTACCAGGGCATCCGCCCGGCCGTGAACACCGGTCTCTCGGTGTCGCGCGTCGGTTCGTCGGCCCAGACCAACTCGATGAAGTCGGTTGCCGGTCCGGTGAAACTGGAGCTTGCGCAGTATCGCGAAATGGCCGCCTTTGCGCAGTTCGGTTCCGACCTTGACGCCGCGACGCAAAAGCTGCTGAACCGCGGTGCCCGTCTGACCGAGCTGATGAAACAGCCGCAATATTCGCCGCTGACCAACGCCGAAATCGTGGCGGTGATCTTTGCGGGCACCAACGGCTTCCTCGATGCCGTTCCGGTGAAGGAAGTCGGCCGGTTCGAGAAAGGCCTGCTGGCCTATCTGCGCTCGACCCGCAAGGACGTGCTTGAGTGGCTCACCAAGGAAGACCCCAAGATCAAGGGCGACGCCGAGAAGAAGCTCAAAGACGCGATCGCCGAGTTCGCCAAGACCTTCGCTTGA
- the clpA gene encoding ATP-dependent Clp protease ATP-binding subunit ClpA has protein sequence MPSFSTTLEQAIHAALALANTRKHELATLEHLLLALIDEPDASRVMRACGVDLGELRTTLTEFIDDDLSTLITEVEGSEAVPTAAFQRVIQRAAIHVQSSGRTEVTGANVLVAIFAERESNAAFFLQEQDMTRYDAVNFIAHGVAKDPAFGESRPVIGAEEETAKAEAAQPGEAKESALGKYCVNLNQKSQKGDIDPLIGRAEEVERCIQVLCRRRKNNPLLVGDPGVGKTAIAEGLALKITRGETPDILARSTIYSLDMGALLAGTRYRGDFEERLKAVMKELEDHPDAILFIDEIHTVIGAGATSGGAMDASNLLKPALQGGKLRCMGSTTYKEFRQHFEKDRALSRRFQKIDVNEPSVGDSIKILMGLKPYFEEHHDVRYTNDAIKSAVELAARYIHDRKLPDKAIDVIDEAGAAQHLLPDSKKRKTLGAKEIEAVVAKIARIPPKSVSKDDAAILRDLEKTLKRVVFGQDKAIETLASAIKLARAGLREPEKPIGNYLFAGPTGVGKTEVAKQLANTLGVELLRFDMSEYMEKHAVSRLIGAPPGYVGFDQGGLLTDGVDQHPHCVLLLDEIEKAHSDVFNILLQVMDHGKLTDHNGRQVDFRNVILIMTSNAGAAEQAKSAIGFGRERREGEDTAAIERTFTPEFRNRLDAVVSFAPLPRDTILQVVDKFVLQLEAQLIDRNVHIELTPEAAEWLAVKGYDDKMGARPLGRVIQEHIKKPLAEELLFGRLIKGGVVRVTVRDDAIALDVEEPGKPRLAGAKPRLLPAG, from the coding sequence ATGCCTTCGTTTTCGACCACGCTCGAGCAAGCAATTCACGCCGCACTGGCGCTGGCCAACACGCGCAAACATGAACTGGCGACGCTCGAACATCTTCTGCTCGCGCTGATCGACGAGCCCGACGCCAGCCGCGTGATGCGCGCCTGCGGCGTCGATCTTGGCGAGTTGCGCACCACCCTGACCGAGTTCATCGACGATGATCTCTCGACGCTGATCACCGAAGTCGAAGGCTCGGAAGCCGTGCCGACCGCCGCCTTCCAGCGGGTGATCCAGCGCGCCGCGATCCATGTGCAAAGCTCGGGCCGGACCGAGGTGACGGGGGCGAATGTCCTTGTCGCGATCTTTGCGGAACGGGAATCGAACGCGGCCTTCTTCCTGCAGGAGCAGGACATGACCCGTTACGACGCGGTCAATTTCATCGCCCATGGCGTGGCCAAGGATCCGGCCTTCGGCGAAAGCCGTCCCGTCATCGGCGCCGAGGAGGAAACCGCCAAGGCCGAAGCCGCGCAACCGGGCGAGGCGAAGGAATCCGCGCTTGGCAAATACTGCGTGAACCTGAACCAGAAATCGCAAAAGGGTGACATCGACCCGCTGATCGGCCGCGCCGAAGAGGTGGAACGCTGCATTCAGGTGCTCTGCCGCCGCCGCAAGAACAACCCGCTTCTGGTGGGCGATCCGGGCGTGGGCAAGACCGCCATCGCCGAGGGTCTGGCGCTGAAGATCACCCGCGGCGAGACGCCCGACATCCTGGCCCGCTCGACGATCTATTCGCTCGACATGGGGGCGCTTCTGGCGGGCACCCGCTATCGCGGCGATTTCGAGGAACGGCTGAAAGCGGTGATGAAGGAGCTCGAGGATCACCCCGATGCGATCCTCTTCATCGACGAGATCCATACGGTGATCGGGGCGGGCGCCACTTCGGGCGGGGCGATGGATGCCTCGAACCTGCTCAAGCCCGCGCTGCAGGGCGGCAAGCTGCGCTGCATGGGCTCGACCACCTACAAGGAATTCCGTCAGCACTTCGAAAAGGACCGCGCGCTGAGCCGCCGGTTCCAGAAGATCGACGTGAACGAGCCCTCGGTCGGCGACAGCATCAAGATCCTGATGGGGCTGAAACCCTATTTCGAGGAACATCACGACGTGCGCTACACCAACGACGCGATCAAGTCGGCGGTGGAACTGGCGGCGCGCTACATCCATGACCGCAAGCTGCCCGACAAGGCGATCGACGTGATCGACGAGGCGGGGGCGGCGCAGCACCTGCTGCCCGACAGCAAGAAGCGCAAGACCTTGGGCGCGAAAGAGATCGAGGCCGTGGTGGCGAAGATCGCCCGCATCCCGCCGAAAAGCGTGTCGAAAGACGATGCCGCGATCCTGCGCGATCTGGAAAAGACGCTCAAGCGCGTGGTCTTCGGTCAGGACAAGGCGATCGAGACGCTGGCCTCGGCGATCAAGCTGGCCCGCGCCGGTCTGCGCGAGCCGGAAAAGCCGATCGGCAACTACCTGTTCGCGGGGCCGACCGGCGTCGGCAAGACCGAGGTGGCGAAACAGCTGGCCAATACGCTGGGGGTGGAGCTGCTGCGCTTCGACATGTCGGAATACATGGAGAAACACGCGGTCAGCCGTCTGATCGGCGCGCCTCCGGGCTATGTCGGCTTCGATCAGGGCGGGCTTCTGACCGATGGCGTCGATCAGCATCCGCATTGCGTGCTGCTGCTCGACGAGATCGAAAAGGCGCATTCGGACGTGTTCAACATCCTGCTGCAGGTGATGGACCACGGCAAGCTGACCGATCACAACGGCCGTCAGGTCGATTTCCGCAACGTGATCCTGATCATGACCTCGAACGCGGGGGCGGCGGAGCAGGCGAAATCGGCGATCGGCTTTGGCCGCGAACGCCGCGAGGGCGAGGATACGGCGGCAATCGAACGCACCTTCACGCCGGAATTCCGCAACCGTCTGGATGCGGTGGTCAGCTTCGCGCCGCTGCCGCGCGACACGATCCTGCAGGTGGTGGACAAGTTCGTGCTGCAGCTTGAAGCGCAGCTGATCGACCGCAACGTCCATATCGAGCTGACGCCCGAAGCCGCCGAATGGCTGGCGGTCAAGGGCTATGACGACAAGATGGGCGCGCGTCCGCTGGGCCGGGTCATTCAGGAGCACATCAAGAAACCCCTGGCGGAAGAACTTCTGTTCGGCCGCCTGATCAAGGGCGGTGTGGTCCGGGTGACGGTGCGTGACGATGCGATCGCGCTGGATGTCGAGGAACCGGGCAAACCGCGGCTGGCCGGGGCGAAACCGCGCCTGCTGCCCGCGGGCTGA
- the atpD gene encoding F0F1 ATP synthase subunit beta has translation MASKGKVTQVIGAVVDVQFEDGLPAILNALETTNNGKRLVLEVAQHLGENTVRTIAMDATEGLVRGAAVSDTGGPITVPVGNATLGRILNVIGEPVDERGDVSKAEARAIHQPAPDFAAQSTESQILVTGIKVIDLLAPYSKGGKIGLFGGAGVGKTVLIMELINNIAKVHSGFSVFAGVGERTREGNDLYHEMIESGVINLEKLEESKVALVYGQMNEPPGARARVALTGLTLAEQFRDQSGTDVLFFVDNIFRFTQAGSEVSALLGRIPSAVGYQPTLATDMGALQERITSTKAGSITSVQAIYVPADDLTDPAPATSFAHLDATTVLSRAISELGIYPAVDPLDSTSRILDPQVVGEEHYQVARDVQGMLQRYKSLQDIIAILGMDELSEEDKLTVARARKIQRFLSQPFDVAKVFTGSDGVQVPLEDTIKSFKAVVAGEYDHLPEAAFYMVGGIDDVIAKAQRLAAAA, from the coding sequence ATGGCAAGCAAAGGCAAAGTGACCCAGGTCATCGGCGCCGTCGTCGACGTGCAGTTCGAAGACGGCCTCCCGGCGATTCTGAACGCCCTTGAAACCACCAACAACGGCAAGCGCCTCGTTCTCGAAGTGGCGCAGCACCTGGGCGAGAACACCGTCCGCACCATCGCGATGGACGCGACCGAGGGTCTCGTGCGCGGCGCGGCCGTGTCCGACACCGGCGGCCCGATCACCGTTCCGGTGGGCAACGCCACCCTGGGCCGCATCCTGAACGTCATCGGCGAGCCGGTGGACGAACGCGGTGACGTGTCGAAAGCCGAAGCCCGGGCGATCCACCAGCCCGCGCCCGATTTCGCGGCGCAGTCGACGGAAAGCCAGATCCTCGTCACCGGCATCAAGGTGATCGACCTGCTCGCCCCCTATTCCAAGGGCGGCAAGATCGGTCTCTTCGGCGGCGCCGGTGTGGGCAAGACCGTTCTGATCATGGAACTGATCAACAACATCGCGAAAGTGCACTCGGGCTTCTCGGTGTTCGCGGGCGTTGGCGAACGGACCCGTGAGGGCAACGACCTTTACCACGAGATGATCGAATCGGGCGTTATCAACCTCGAGAAGCTCGAAGAATCGAAAGTGGCGCTGGTCTACGGCCAGATGAACGAACCCCCGGGGGCCCGTGCCCGCGTGGCGCTGACCGGCCTGACCCTGGCGGAACAGTTCCGCGACCAGTCGGGCACCGACGTGCTGTTCTTCGTCGACAACATCTTCCGCTTCACCCAGGCCGGTTCGGAAGTGTCGGCGCTCCTTGGCCGTATCCCCTCGGCCGTGGGCTACCAGCCGACGCTGGCCACCGACATGGGCGCGCTGCAAGAACGCATCACCTCGACCAAAGCCGGTTCGATCACCTCGGTTCAGGCCATCTACGTTCCGGCCGACGACCTTACCGACCCGGCCCCGGCCACGTCCTTTGCCCACCTCGACGCCACGACCGTTCTGTCGCGTGCGATCTCGGAACTCGGGATCTACCCGGCCGTCGACCCGCTCGACTCCACCTCGCGGATCCTTGACCCGCAAGTCGTCGGCGAAGAGCACTATCAGGTCGCCCGTGACGTCCAAGGGATGCTGCAACGCTACAAGTCGCTGCAGGACATCATCGCCATCCTCGGCATGGACGAACTGTCGGAAGAAGACAAGCTGACGGTGGCCCGCGCCCGGAAGATCCAGCGCTTCCTGTCGCAGCCCTTCGACGTGGCGAAAGTCTTCACCGGCTCGGACGGCGTGCAGGTTCCGCTCGAAGACACCATCAAGTCGTTCAAGGCGGTGGTTGCGGGCGAATACGACCACCTGCCGGAAGCGGCCTTCTACATGGTCGGCGGCATCGATGACGTGATCGCGAAAGCCCAGCGCCTCGCCGCTGCGGCGTAA
- a CDS encoding F0F1 ATP synthase subunit gamma, which translates to MPSLKDLKNRIVSVKNTRKITKAMQMVAAAKLRRAQESAEAARPYAERMNAVMSSLAGAVGSTDGAPRLLAGTGSDKVHLLVIMTGERGLCGGFNANIAKLAKAKAMELLAQGKTVKILTVGKKGRDALRRDLGQYYIDHIDLSDVKKLSYPVAQKISQNIIDRFEAGEYDVATIFFSVFQSVISQVPTAKQVIPAQFETDAASASAVYDYEPGDQEILTALLPRAVATAIFAALLENNASFNGAQMSAMDNATRNAGDMIDRLTIEYNRSRQAAITKELIEIISGAEAL; encoded by the coding sequence ATGCCCAGCCTTAAGGACCTCAAGAACCGGATCGTGAGTGTCAAGAACACTCGCAAGATCACGAAAGCGATGCAGATGGTCGCGGCGGCGAAACTTCGCCGCGCCCAGGAAAGCGCCGAAGCTGCCCGGCCCTATGCCGAGCGGATGAACGCCGTGATGTCGAGCCTTGCCGGTGCGGTGGGCTCGACCGACGGTGCGCCGCGCCTACTTGCGGGCACGGGCTCCGACAAGGTCCATCTCCTCGTCATCATGACGGGCGAGCGCGGGCTTTGCGGCGGCTTCAACGCCAATATCGCGAAACTCGCGAAGGCGAAGGCGATGGAACTGCTGGCCCAGGGCAAGACGGTGAAGATCCTCACCGTCGGCAAGAAAGGTCGCGACGCGCTGCGTCGTGATCTGGGCCAGTATTACATCGATCACATCGACCTGAGCGACGTGAAGAAACTGAGCTACCCGGTGGCGCAGAAGATTTCGCAAAACATCATCGACCGCTTCGAGGCGGGCGAATACGATGTGGCGACGATCTTCTTCTCGGTCTTCCAGAGCGTGATCAGCCAGGTGCCGACCGCCAAGCAGGTGATCCCGGCGCAGTTCGAAACCGATGCGGCCTCGGCCTCGGCGGTTTACGACTACGAACCGGGCGATCAGGAAATCCTGACCGCGCTGCTGCCGCGTGCGGTGGCCACGGCGATCTTTGCCGCGCTGCTGGAAAACAACGCGTCCTTCAACGGGGCGCAGATGTCGGCCATGGACAACGCCACCCGCAACGCGGGTGACATGATCGATCGCTTGACCATCGAGTATAACCGCTCGCGTCAGGCCGCCATCACCAAAGAGCTCATCGAAATCATCTCGGGCGCCGAGGCGCTCTGA
- a CDS encoding F0F1 ATP synthase subunit delta produces the protein MSEPASISAAIAGRYATAIFDLAQEAKGIDALSADVDALTAALAGSAELRDLISSPVYTREEQGDAIAAVAAKMGLSAPLANGLKLMATKRRLFALPQLLKGLAAAIAEAKGEMTADVTSATALSAAQAEKLAATLAKQTGKTVKLNVAVDESLIGGMIVKLGSRMIDTTVKAKLASLQNAMKEVG, from the coding sequence GTGTCCGAACCAGCTTCGATTTCCGCAGCCATTGCCGGGCGTTATGCCACGGCCATCTTCGACCTCGCGCAGGAGGCCAAGGGCATCGACGCGCTCTCGGCCGACGTGGACGCGCTGACGGCCGCCTTGGCCGGTTCGGCCGAGCTGCGTGACCTGATTTCCTCGCCGGTCTACACCCGCGAGGAGCAGGGGGACGCGATCGCCGCGGTGGCTGCGAAGATGGGCCTGTCGGCGCCGCTTGCCAACGGTCTGAAACTGATGGCGACGAAGCGCCGTCTGTTCGCGCTGCCGCAGCTGCTCAAGGGCCTGGCCGCCGCGATCGCCGAAGCCAAGGGCGAGATGACCGCGGATGTCACCTCGGCCACCGCGCTGAGCGCGGCGCAGGCCGAGAAGCTGGCGGCGACGCTGGCGAAACAGACGGGCAAGACCGTCAAACTGAACGTCGCCGTCGATGAAAGCCTCATCGGTGGCATGATCGTCAAGCTGGGTTCGCGCATGATCGACACCACGGTCAAAGCCAAACTCGCTTCCCTTCAGAACGCCATGAAAGAGGTCGGATAA
- a CDS encoding SDR family NAD(P)-dependent oxidoreductase: MTGQLAGRTIFITGSGGVLGSTYVRRMLDQGARVVATDLPGHRAEALQAAHAGNAAFRFYDLDVGDEAQVTEIFKRVLADGWEPNVVLNNAAITGEMLMGAGKPFPDFADTSVADFERTLRTNLTGAFMVARQMDRDIVGRWPATLINVASMYALNGAHHPIYDGMPFKNFSAYGVTKAGIHGLTVWLAGYWAPRGATVNTIAPGAVFNNHSEEFQRRVGELIMMGRMAKPDEIADAMLFLCSAGAGYMTGQLVNVDGGFSAW, translated from the coding sequence ATGACCGGGCAACTTGCGGGCCGCACCATCTTCATCACCGGCTCGGGCGGCGTGCTGGGATCAACCTATGTGCGCCGGATGCTGGACCAAGGCGCCCGGGTCGTCGCGACCGATCTGCCGGGGCACCGGGCCGAGGCGCTGCAGGCGGCCCATGCGGGCAACGCGGCCTTCCGCTTCTACGATCTCGACGTGGGCGACGAGGCGCAGGTGACCGAGATTTTCAAACGCGTTCTTGCCGATGGCTGGGAGCCGAACGTGGTGCTGAACAATGCCGCGATCACCGGCGAGATGCTGATGGGCGCGGGCAAGCCCTTCCCGGATTTCGCCGATACCTCGGTCGCGGATTTCGAACGCACCCTGCGCACCAACCTCACCGGCGCCTTCATGGTGGCCCGGCAGATGGACCGCGATATCGTCGGGCGCTGGCCGGCAACGCTGATCAATGTGGCGTCGATGTATGCTTTGAACGGCGCGCATCACCCGATCTATGACGGCATGCCGTTCAAGAATTTCTCGGCTTACGGCGTGACCAAGGCGGGCATCCACGGGCTGACGGTCTGGCTCGCGGGCTACTGGGCGCCGCGCGGCGCCACCGTCAACACCATCGCCCCGGGCGCGGTCTTCAACAACCATTCCGAGGAATTCCAGCGCCGCGTGGGCGAGCTGATCATGATGGGCCGCATGGCCAAGCCCGATGAAATCGCCGATGCGATGCTGTTCCTGTGCTCGGCGGGGGCGGGTTACATGACCGGGCAGCTGGTCAATGTCGATGGCGGGTTCTCGGCGTGGTAA
- the gloB gene encoding hydroxyacylglutathione hydrolase: MTLELTPIPCLTDNYAWLWHDTATDTVVVVDVPEAAPVLKVLTDRRWQLHHILITHHHADHIAGVEALAQATGAKVAGAAADAHRLPPLDHPVAPGDVLHLGMEAAQVIAADGHTLGHIAWYLPGAGLLFSGDSLMSWGCGRLFEGTPAQMFDTLTRLAALPPETRVCSGHEYTAANGRFALSLEPGNGRLHDRMDRVTALRLAGEPSLPVTLGEERATNPFLRADDAALRAALGLPGDAAPLAVFTAARARKDRF; the protein is encoded by the coding sequence ATGACCCTCGAACTGACCCCGATCCCCTGCCTGACCGACAATTACGCCTGGCTCTGGCACGACACCGCCACCGATACCGTGGTGGTGGTCGATGTCCCCGAGGCGGCCCCGGTGCTGAAGGTGCTGACCGACCGGCGCTGGCAGCTGCACCACATCCTGATCACCCATCACCACGCCGATCACATCGCGGGGGTCGAGGCGCTGGCGCAGGCGACCGGGGCCAAGGTGGCGGGGGCCGCGGCCGATGCCCACCGGCTGCCGCCGCTCGATCATCCGGTGGCCCCGGGCGACGTGCTGCATCTGGGGATGGAGGCCGCGCAGGTGATCGCGGCCGACGGCCATACGCTCGGCCATATCGCCTGGTATCTGCCCGGGGCGGGGCTGCTCTTTTCCGGCGACAGCCTGATGAGCTGGGGCTGCGGGCGTCTCTTCGAGGGGACCCCCGCGCAGATGTTCGACACGCTGACCCGTCTGGCCGCGCTGCCGCCCGAAACCCGGGTCTGTTCGGGGCATGAATACACCGCCGCGAACGGCCGGTTCGCGCTCAGCCTGGAACCGGGGAACGGTCGGCTGCACGACCGGATGGACCGGGTGACGGCCTTGCGGCTGGCCGGGGAACCCAGTTTGCCGGTGACTTTGGGCGAGGAACGGGCAACGAATCCCTTTTTGCGCGCCGATGACGCTGCGTTGCGCGCCGCGCTCGGCCTGCCCGGGGATGCCGCGCCGCTCGCCGTCTTCACCGCGGCGCGGGCGCGCAAGGACCGGTTCTGA
- a CDS encoding methyltransferase domain-containing protein, whose amino-acid sequence MHLDVLDLRDFYYRTQLGRTAQKAIRDKVVELWPDTQSGMAGLTVAGYGFAVPLLRPYLGRARRVIGLMPAQQGVMPWPAGEPNVSVLCAETSWPLETGMIDRLVVLHGLEVSDDPDALMEECWRTLGPGGRALFIVPNRVGLWAPRETTPFGFGRPYTMGQLEAQARRVGFAPERQAAALYIPPSQRRFWLRSSEMWERLGTRAAGYLAAGVVMLEVIKQVHSVRRSGLGAAVRKPLSILEGAPKPVVGRM is encoded by the coding sequence ATGCATCTCGACGTGCTCGACCTGCGTGATTTCTACTACCGCACCCAATTGGGGCGCACGGCGCAAAAGGCGATCCGCGACAAGGTGGTCGAACTCTGGCCGGACACCCAGTCCGGCATGGCCGGGCTGACGGTGGCGGGCTACGGCTTCGCGGTGCCGCTGTTGCGCCCCTATCTGGGCCGGGCGCGGCGGGTGATCGGGCTGATGCCCGCGCAGCAGGGCGTGATGCCCTGGCCCGCCGGAGAGCCCAATGTCTCGGTGCTCTGTGCCGAAACCAGCTGGCCGCTGGAGACCGGGATGATCGACCGGCTGGTGGTGCTGCACGGGCTTGAAGTCTCCGACGACCCCGATGCGCTGATGGAGGAATGCTGGCGCACGCTGGGCCCCGGCGGGCGGGCGCTGTTCATCGTGCCGAACCGGGTCGGGCTTTGGGCGCCGCGCGAAACCACGCCCTTCGGCTTTGGCCGCCCCTATACGATGGGCCAGCTCGAGGCGCAGGCACGACGGGTGGGGTTTGCCCCCGAACGTCAGGCGGCGGCGCTGTACATTCCGCCCTCGCAGCGGCGGTTCTGGCTGCGCTCCTCCGAGATGTGGGAACGGCTGGGCACAAGGGCGGCGGGCTATCTGGCGGCGGGGGTGGTGATGCTTGAGGTGATCAAGCAGGTGCATTCGGTGCGCCGCTCGGGGCTTGGCGCGGCGGTGCGCAAGCCGCTCTCGATCCTTGAAGGGGCGCCCAAGCCGGTGGTCGGGCGGATGTGA
- a CDS encoding acylneuraminate cytidylyltransferase family protein, producing the protein MILGHIGARKGSKGVPGKNFRPIAGKPLIDWSLDQLFANPRIDAVVVSTDDERIYDHALAKGALDIGLRPVHLATDAAPKWGVWQHALEAGQAALGQPVTTFVDLDCTSPLRLPEDLDGALDLFAQDKPDMVMSVCEARKNPYFNLVEADETGALHVSKPLPGGVWSRQSAPKVWEHAASTYVLSADYLRRAKTIYEGRVIPFEMPPERCLDIDTPFDFRLVEMLMNDRLTEGN; encoded by the coding sequence ATGATTCTGGGCCATATCGGCGCACGCAAGGGCTCGAAAGGCGTGCCCGGCAAGAACTTCCGTCCGATCGCGGGCAAGCCGCTGATCGACTGGTCGCTGGACCAGCTTTTCGCCAATCCGCGCATCGATGCCGTCGTCGTCTCGACCGATGACGAACGCATCTATGACCATGCACTGGCGAAAGGGGCGCTGGATATCGGGCTGCGGCCTGTGCATCTGGCCACCGATGCGGCGCCGAAATGGGGCGTCTGGCAACATGCGCTGGAGGCCGGGCAGGCGGCCTTGGGGCAGCCCGTCACCACCTTTGTCGATCTCGACTGCACCTCGCCCCTGCGCCTGCCCGAAGATCTGGATGGCGCCCTCGATCTGTTCGCGCAGGACAAGCCCGACATGGTGATGAGCGTCTGCGAGGCGCGCAAGAACCCCTATTTCAACCTGGTCGAGGCCGACGAGACCGGGGCTTTGCATGTCTCGAAACCGCTGCCGGGCGGGGTCTGGTCGCGGCAATCGGCGCCCAAGGTCTGGGAACATGCGGCCTCGACCTATGTGCTGTCGGCCGACTATCTGCGCCGGGCGAAGACGATCTACGAAGGCCGGGTGATCCCCTTCGAGATGCCGCCCGAGCGCTGCCTTGACATCGACACGCCGTTCGATTTCCGGCTGGTCGAAATGCTGATGAACGACCGTCTGACGGAGGGAAACTGA